A region of Vibrio chagasii DNA encodes the following proteins:
- a CDS encoding ABC transporter permease, protein MYSLYWTAFRSLLTKEINRFTRIWVQTLVPPAITMTLYFIIFGNLIGARIGEMNGFSYMEYIVPGLIMMSVITNSYSNVASSFFSAKFQKNIEELLVAPVPNYVIIAGFVMGGVVRGLLVGTIVTFVSLFFVDLQVDHWGVIIATVFLTSVVFALGGLINAVFARTFDDISIIPTFILTPLTYLGGVFYSISLLPEFWQGVSKLNPIVYMVNAFRYGFLGVSDVGIVTSFGVLGVFIVVLYGIAHYLVTKGIGLRS, encoded by the coding sequence ATGTACAGCCTATATTGGACTGCTTTTCGCAGCTTACTGACCAAAGAGATCAACCGTTTTACTCGTATTTGGGTGCAAACGCTGGTTCCACCTGCGATTACTATGACGCTCTACTTCATCATCTTCGGTAACCTGATTGGTGCACGAATCGGTGAAATGAACGGCTTTAGCTACATGGAATACATAGTGCCGGGTCTGATCATGATGTCGGTAATCACTAACTCGTACTCGAATGTGGCTTCATCATTTTTTAGTGCCAAATTCCAAAAGAACATTGAAGAACTGTTGGTTGCGCCTGTACCGAACTATGTGATTATTGCTGGTTTCGTGATGGGTGGTGTGGTGCGCGGCCTATTGGTCGGTACTATCGTGACCTTTGTTTCTCTGTTCTTCGTTGATCTTCAAGTTGATCACTGGGGCGTGATCATTGCGACCGTTTTCTTAACGTCAGTGGTATTTGCGTTAGGTGGCCTTATCAACGCGGTATTTGCACGCACTTTTGATGATATCTCAATTATCCCCACCTTCATTCTGACGCCGCTTACTTATCTTGGTGGTGTGTTCTACTCGATTAGCCTGTTGCCTGAGTTTTGGCAAGGTGTGTCGAAGTTGAACCCGATTGTCTACATGGTGAATGCGTTTAGATATGGCTTCTTGGGTGTGTCTGACGTGGGTATTGTGACGTCGTTTGGTGTTCTAGGCGTGTTTATCGTTGTGCTGTATGGCATTGCACATTACCTAGTGACTAAGGGTATTGGCTTACGCAGTTAA